Part of the Spinacia oleracea cultivar Varoflay chromosome 5, BTI_SOV_V1, whole genome shotgun sequence genome, gaaattaatcgtttgacgtatacttcacatccccaaatcttaagaaaagacacatttggaggctttccaaaccataattcgtatggagtcttttcgacagctttagacggagctctatttatagtgagtgcagctgtatttagtgcatgtccccaaaattctaatggaagttcggcctgacccatcattgacctgaccatgtctagcaaggttctgttcctccgttctgacacaccgttccattgtggtgttccaggaggagtcaattctgatagaattccacattctttcagatggtcatcaaattcatagctcagatattcaccgcctctatcagaccgcagtgccttgatcttcttgcctaattgattctctacttcactctgaaattccttgaatttgtcaaaggattcagacttatgcttcattaggtagacataaccatacctactgaagtcatcagtgaaagtgataaagtagctgaaaccacctctagcatttgtactcattggtccacatacatctgtatggattaaacccaatagttcatttgctctttatccgactttagagaaaggttgctttgtcattttgccaagttaacatgattcgcatttaccataatcctctaagtcaaatggttctagaattccttccctttgaagtctttctaagcgtttcaagtttatatggcctaatcgacaatgccacagataggtgagatctgaatcatcctttttggcctttttggtatttatgttatatacttgtttgtcgtgatctaataaataaagtccattgactaatctagcagatccataaaacatctctttaaaataaaacgaacaactattgtcttttattataaaggaaaatcccttagcatctaagcaagaaactgaaatgatgtttttagtaagacttggaacatggaaacattcttccatttccaaaactagcccggagggcaacgacaaatagtaagttcctacagctaatgcagcaatccgtgctccatttcccactcgtaggtcgacttcacccttgcttaactttctacttcttcttagtccctgtggattggaacataagtgtgagccacaacctgtatctaatacccaagaagttgaattagcaagtatacagtctataacgaaaatacctgaagatggaacgactgttccgttcttctgatcttcctttagctttggacattctcttttgtaatggcctattccattacaataaagacagcttgatgtggacttgtcctgctttgatttagcattgcccttggactttccacctttcttgaatggtctctttctagccttgagtaaatctttggcttcacagtccagtactatttcagcctttctgacaaggtgaataaattctgcaactgtttcttctcttggttcacttaggtattgttgcttgaagcgaccaaacccactgtgtagtgaattgagcaagacagagactgccatcctttcgcttattggtgttcctagtagacttaggcgatcaaaatatgaacacataagatccacatggaacctcagtgggacgcctaccctctgtttagtgcgaaggagctgaacatgtgtttcttggacctccatcctataacacctgttgggagaactaacctttagcccagacattgattcaatcaactcatgggcgttcaggtccctgtcctccgtacttccacgacagatatccctcagattcttgatgagcgtaaaaggttcataagctacaaaccttctagcccaatcatcagggatattgttcagcatgagactcataacctttttgagatccgcatcccaggcgtaaaatctctcaggggtcatgtctctggcatagtagcttggcatgggatgtgatagtacatactcaagtccattgagtttgactatttcaactagcttagcttcccattcaagaaaatttgtcaggttcagcttgaccataagctcagaacccatgatgatgttttgattgttgtttgccatattaaaaactacaattgaaaagaataaacaaataaataaccattcacagtttctcttaataaacttaaattctagcatacatgcataattcaatgtttattaagcattttattcaagttatgtgttccggcaggtgtgaataaaatgattccaagatcctaaaatcattgaagaactaagcacagtttgtcgacttaatcctagaacatcttaggtaagcaaaagccttttgctaatagtctagaaactattcttggttgataggtacgtctaagaacttattaggtaaacctatcgaatttgccacgacataaaaggactccttacttatatcgttgagtttcaccaaaactaacatgtactcacaattatttgtgtaccttgcccctttaggaccaataagtaacacctcgctgagcgaaaactattactagattgatgtaaaggatatccaagcaagtgtatattttggcatggcaccttttaactcaatttttaagtttggaacttaaggctcttactatgttggttagattttaagtgaactaaaatccttaatcatgcaacataatcaagcttttgatctcatgcattttaagacatatttaaagcaataaataacttaaaacatgcataagatatttgtgatctagtatggcccgacttcatcttgaagctttgacttcaaagtccgtcttgaaaatctccgtgggaggcaccattttcttcaaataggataagctataactaattacaactatttgatggtacgcagaccatatttgaattgaaaaataactttggtgctttagaccaattacattcaaattaatggtacgcagaccatattttctatcctatttgggccatactagtcacttcataacctgcaaaacagtacatatacaatatataccattcacccattcattatcatgaatggcccacatagctggttagtaaaacacattatgcatcacgtaaacatttgcagcaattaatcaagggcaccaataatctaccaattattcagtccttattaattctaatcaagttgttttaaccttaaggatttgtagacctaatcaagagtttatgactaaaaagcgctcccacttaaaccaataaattcatatgctttactaattttaaacataaaattgtatttctagtctaaccggaaacatacaaatttaattaaaatttaaagctcatataaatttataattgaatccaaaaatttaatttaatttcagtcgcatttaaattaattcgtgattttaattttagtaaaataattagaataaattccatttattataattataatattcaaaattaaaatccaagaaattaattcaaattattaattttaaaattaattaaaattacgtgaactgaaattttcaaattaaacattcaaaacgatctaatcgaaacgcaaacaccctacgcgttgcacgcccatgggccgtacgcacacagccattgctggccatgtgcgcgcagcccatgcgctcgtcgcatagctgctgctgtcctatcgcaagcctccgcacagcgccccatcgcacgcgagctatcgctcgcagtgcgcgcgcgcgagatcgctcgctgggcgcgctggctcgctcgctgtgcgcgcgagccatcgctcgctggggcgcgacatcgctcgctgggcgagcgacatcgcgcgctgcgcgcgcgagccatcgctcgctggggcgcga contains:
- the LOC130460648 gene encoding uncharacterized protein encodes the protein MAVSVLLNSLHSGFGRFKQQYLSEPREETVAEFIHLVRKAEIVLDCEAKDLLKARKRPFKKGGKSKGNAKSKQDKSTSSCLYCNGIGHYKRECPKLKEDQKNGTVVPSSGTKKK